From the genome of Candidatus Palauibacter scopulicola, one region includes:
- a CDS encoding branched-chain amino acid aminotransferase — MATITTRFPLRHVERTRLESVDFDNLPFGSIWSDHMFVADNIDGEWTDAEICPYGPMPIYPSSKGLQYAVSMFEGFKAHMTPGGDLAVFRPDMNQKRFNRTATRFVMPELPRDLFFDAMRELLDVDRGWLPTAEQGALYIRPSYFSTDPTLSVVSGRSFRFVLMTAPVGLYFTGSETVSLVTTRKFVRAFPGGTGGHKPAANYGPTLLASQQAQAQGYDNVIWLDGHEGRYVEECGVMNMWFVIDGTAITPPLEGTILPGVTRDSLIRLCADFGIPCEERRISVDELLEAHAAGTLDEAFGSGTAATVQPIDRLGLDGTDVLLPQRPDSLAARLKAELHGIQTGRIEDRHGWLWRP; from the coding sequence ATGGCGACGATCACCACAAGATTCCCCCTCAGACACGTCGAGCGCACACGGCTCGAATCCGTCGACTTCGACAACCTGCCCTTCGGCTCGATCTGGTCGGACCACATGTTCGTGGCCGACAACATCGACGGCGAGTGGACGGATGCGGAGATCTGCCCCTACGGCCCGATGCCGATCTACCCGAGTTCGAAGGGGCTCCAGTACGCCGTGTCCATGTTCGAGGGGTTCAAGGCGCACATGACTCCCGGGGGCGACCTCGCGGTCTTCCGGCCGGACATGAACCAGAAGCGGTTCAACCGCACGGCGACCCGGTTCGTGATGCCGGAACTTCCGAGGGACCTGTTCTTCGACGCGATGCGGGAGCTGCTCGACGTGGACCGCGGCTGGCTGCCCACCGCGGAGCAGGGCGCGCTCTACATCCGCCCCAGCTACTTCAGCACGGATCCGACGCTCAGCGTCGTGTCGGGCCGCTCCTTCCGGTTCGTCCTGATGACGGCGCCCGTCGGGCTCTACTTCACCGGGTCGGAGACGGTCAGCCTCGTGACCACGCGCAAGTTCGTGCGGGCCTTCCCCGGCGGTACCGGCGGCCACAAGCCCGCGGCCAACTACGGACCGACGCTGCTCGCCTCCCAGCAGGCGCAGGCGCAGGGATACGACAACGTGATCTGGCTCGACGGCCACGAGGGCCGGTACGTCGAGGAGTGCGGGGTCATGAACATGTGGTTCGTCATCGACGGGACCGCGATCACGCCCCCGCTCGAGGGGACGATCCTGCCGGGCGTCACGCGCGACTCCCTGATCCGGCTGTGCGCCGACTTCGGGATCCCGTGCGAGGAGCGCCGCATCTCGGTGGACGAACTCCTGGAGGCGCACGCCGCCGGCACGCTGGACGAAGCGTTCGGCTCGGGCACGGCCGCCACGGTCCAGCCCATCGACCGCCTCGGCCTCGACGGGACGGACGTTCTGCTTCCGCAGCGGCCCGACTCCCTCGCGGCGCGGCTCAAGGCGGAACTCCACGGGATACAGACCGGGCGGATCGAAGACCGCCACGGATGGCTGTGGCGACCGTAG